A region from the Brassica napus cultivar Da-Ae chromosome C8, Da-Ae, whole genome shotgun sequence genome encodes:
- the LOC106401884 gene encoding PHD finger protein ALFIN-LIKE 7-like isoform X2, producing MEGIQNPVVSRSVEEVFGDFRGRRAGLLKALSTDVRKFYHECDPDKENLCLYGLPNETWEVNLPVDEVPPELPEPALGINFARDGMPEKDWISLVAVHSDSWLISVAFYFGARFGFGKNERKRLFQMINDLPTIFEVITGNAKQSKDQSANNHNSSRTKPSGVKASKMSPPPREDDESGEDEEDDEQGAVCGACGDNHDDFWICCDACEKWFHGKCVKITPAKAEHIKHYKCPTCSTNKKIKA from the exons ATGGAGGGAATACAGAATCCTGTTGTATCTCGCAGTGTCGAAGAGGTCTTTGGCGACTTTAGGGGTCGAAGAGCTGGTCTCCTCAAGGCTCTCTCTACAG ATGTACGGAAGTTTTACCACGAGTGTGACCCTG ACAAGGAAAACTTGTGTCTATATGGACTTCCAAATGAGACATGGGAAGTGAATCTTCCCGTCGACGAGGTCCCTCCGGAGCTTCCTGAACCAGCTCTAGGCATTAACTTTGCAAGGGACGGGATGCCAGAAAAAGACTGGATATCTCTTGTTGCTGTTCACAGTGACTCATGGCTCATCTCCGTTGCCTTCTACTTTGGCGCACGTTTCGGATTTGGGAAGAATGAGAG GAAGAGGCTCTTCCAGATGATAAACGATCTCCCAACCATTTTCGAGGTTATAACTGGCAACGCAAAGCAATCCAAGGATCAATCTGCTAACAACCACAACAGTAGCAGAACCAAGCCTAGTGGTGTCAAG GCATCAAAGATGTCTCCACCACCAAGAGAAGATGATGAGAGTGGAGAAGACGAGGAAGACGATGAACAAGGTGCGGTCTGTGGTGCCTGTGGAGACAACCATGATGATTTCTGGATATGTTGTGATGCTTGTGAGAAATGGTTCCATGGAAAATGCGTAAAGATCACGCCTGCAAAGGCTGAGCACATCAAACATTACAAATGCCCTACTTGCAGTACCAACAAGAAAATCAAAGCTTGA
- the LOC106401884 gene encoding PHD finger protein ALFIN-LIKE 7-like isoform X1, translated as MEGIQNPVVSRSVEEVFGDFRGRRAGLLKALSTDVRKFYHECDPDKENLCLYGLPNETWEVNLPVDEVPPELPEPALGINFARDGMPEKDWISLVAVHSDSWLISVAFYFGARFGFGKNERKRLFQMINDLPTIFEVITGNAKQSKDQSANNHNSSRTKPSGVKVIYKPSVPTILFFIFSESYLYLLTFSHIKASKMSPPPREDDESGEDEEDDEQGAVCGACGDNHDDFWICCDACEKWFHGKCVKITPAKAEHIKHYKCPTCSTNKKIKA; from the exons ATGGAGGGAATACAGAATCCTGTTGTATCTCGCAGTGTCGAAGAGGTCTTTGGCGACTTTAGGGGTCGAAGAGCTGGTCTCCTCAAGGCTCTCTCTACAG ATGTACGGAAGTTTTACCACGAGTGTGACCCTG ACAAGGAAAACTTGTGTCTATATGGACTTCCAAATGAGACATGGGAAGTGAATCTTCCCGTCGACGAGGTCCCTCCGGAGCTTCCTGAACCAGCTCTAGGCATTAACTTTGCAAGGGACGGGATGCCAGAAAAAGACTGGATATCTCTTGTTGCTGTTCACAGTGACTCATGGCTCATCTCCGTTGCCTTCTACTTTGGCGCACGTTTCGGATTTGGGAAGAATGAGAG GAAGAGGCTCTTCCAGATGATAAACGATCTCCCAACCATTTTCGAGGTTATAACTGGCAACGCAAAGCAATCCAAGGATCAATCTGCTAACAACCACAACAGTAGCAGAACCAAGCCTAGTGGTGTCAAGGTAATATATAAACCTTCTGTTCCCaccattttgttttttattttctctgaGTCTTATCTATATCTGCTAACTTTCTCTCACATTAAGGCATCAAAGATGTCTCCACCACCAAGAGAAGATGATGAGAGTGGAGAAGACGAGGAAGACGATGAACAAGGTGCGGTCTGTGGTGCCTGTGGAGACAACCATGATGATTTCTGGATATGTTGTGATGCTTGTGAGAAATGGTTCCATGGAAAATGCGTAAAGATCACGCCTGCAAAGGCTGAGCACATCAAACATTACAAATGCCCTACTTGCAGTACCAACAAGAAAATCAAAGCTTGA
- the LOC111209083 gene encoding uncharacterized protein LOC111209083: MCQWKERGGCKESHTAIEEAEKENQCECLHAKMQECMETHSDYYHPIFAAAKEAGDKAIHREVQAFIKEWRGPKVEEELEKFMGFMERGGCKESLMALVHCDMEDCAKEDRDKCMSVVRECLEAHSDYYQPYFKAGAEAAEEAMVKHIIEAFSTTSDQPIAKAGEDESDERFLDFMKGGACNELFTALLDLDCGE, from the coding sequence ATGTGTCAATGGAAGGAAAGAGGTGGTTGCAAAGAATCACACACGGCGATTGAAGAAGCTGAGAAGGAGAATCAATGTGAGTGCTTGCATGCGAAGATGCAGGAGTGCATGGAGACCCACTCTGATTACTATCACCCGATATTCGCTGCTGCGAAAGAAGCTGGTGACAAAGCGATACATAGGGAAGTCCAAGCCTTCATAAAGGAGTGGAGAGGCCCAAAGGTGGAAGAGGAACTAGAGAAGTTCATGGGATTCATGGAAAGAGGTGGCTGTAAAGAATCATTGATGGCTTTAGTACATTGCGATATGGAAGATTGCGCTAAGGAAGACAGGGATAAGTGTATGTCCGTGGTACGTGAATGTTTGGAGGCTCACTCTGATTACTATCAACCATATTTCAAGGCAGGAGCTGAAGCTGCTGAAGAAGCGATGGTTAAGCATATTATCGAAGCCTTCTCAACGACGTCAGATCAACCAATAGCAAAAGCAGGGGAAGACGAATCCGATGAGCGGTTCTTGGACTTCATGAAAGGAGGTGCTTGCAAtgaactcttcacagctttgctaGATTTAGATTGCGGGGAATAA
- the LOC106398523 gene encoding peroxidase 4 — MAIFKIIVLLLSLFCFCQAQLSPTFYDQSCPNALSTIRSSIRTAISRERRMAASLIRLHFHDCFVNGCDASVMLVATPTMESERDSVANFQSARGFEVIDQAKSAVESVCPGVVSCADIIAVAARDASEYVGGPRYAVKVGRRDSTTTFRAIADSGDLPSFRASLDDLSDLFLRKGLNTRDLVALSGAHTLGQATCVTFKERLYDNSSDIDAGFSSTRKRRCPVNGGDTNLAPLDQVTPNSFDNNYYRNLMQKKGLLASDQVLFGSGASTDSIVSEYSRNPSRFASDYAAAMIKMGDIQTLTGSAGQIRRICTAVN, encoded by the exons ATGGCGATTTTCAAGATTATTGTGTTGTTATTAAGCTTGTTTTGTTTCTGTCAAGCACAACTTTCTCCTACTTTCTACGATCAAAGTTGTCCAAACGCTCTCTCAACCATCCGATCCTCAATCCGAACCGCCATCAGCCGCGAACGTAGAATGGCTGCTTCTCTCATCCGTCTCCATTTCCACGACTGTTTCGTTAAT gGATGTGATGCATCGGTCATGCTCGTGGCAACTCCAACCAtggagagtgaaagagattcaGTGGCAAACTTTCAATCAGCCAGAGGATTTGAAGTTATTGATCAAGCCAAATCTGCTGTTGAGAGTGTATGTCCTGGTGTCGTTTCTTGCGCTGATATCATTGCCGTCGCCGCTAGAGACGCATCTGAATAC GTAGGAGGTCCAAGATATGCAGTTAAGGTTGGTCGGAGAGATTCCACCACTACGTTTAGAGCTATTGCAGATAGTGGCGACCTCCCCAGTTTCAGGGCAAGCCTAGACGACCTCAGTGATCTCTTCCTTCGAAAAGGTCTAAACACTAGAGACCTCGTCGCTCTCTCAG GAGCTCATACCTTAGGACAAGCTACGTGCGTAACATTTAAGGAAAGACTTTACGACAACTCGAGCGACATTGATGCCGGATTCTCCAGCACACGTAAGCGTCGCTGTCCGGTCAACGGTGGAGATACAAATCTAGCACCTCTAGATCAAGTTACACCAAACTCGTTCGACAATAACTATTACAGAAACTTGATGCAGAAGAAAGGACTTTTGGCGAGCGATCAAGTTTTGTTTGGAAGCGGAGCTTCTACGGACAGTATTGTGTCGGAATATAGCAGAAACCCTTCTAGATTCGCGTCTGATTATGCAGCTGCAATGATCAAGATGGGAGATATTCAGACACTTACTGGCTCAGCGGGACAAATCCGCAGAATCTGCACTGCTGTTAATTAA
- the LOC125592036 gene encoding uncharacterized protein LOC125592036, which translates to MNESSVTTTVLPTFPHLPEEPKGAASWVSRSSKSGGAWIARDNNGVALIHSRRAFSNAQDPLTAALISLLWSINDLRSLRMDKIIFETSSYCLRDVFLHPVANAPHRQLITANLNSLKGFVDWIVEHVVPDNNKVASLIAASVTKEHRYQSYVASGGPSWCKPC; encoded by the exons ATGAATGAGTCTTCAGTTACAACAACGGTGTTACCAACATTCCCACATCTGCCTGAAGAACCAAAGGGAG CAGCATCATGGGTCAGTCGGTCAAGTAAGAGTGGAGGGGCATGGATTGCTCGTGATAATAATGGGGTGGCCCTTATACATAGTAGAAGAGCTTTCTCTAATGCTCAAGATCCTCTAACTGCTGCTCTGATATCGCTTTTATGGTCTATCAATGATCTACGAAGTCTGCGTATGGACAAGATCATCTTCGAAACGTCCTCATATTGTCTCCGAGATGTTTTCCTCCACCCTGTAGCTAATGCTCCTCACAGACAGTTGATAACTGCAAACTTAAATAGCTTGAAGGGTTTTGTAGATTGGATAGTGGAACATGTGGTTCCTGATAACAACAAAGTTGCCTCTCTAATCGCTGCAAGTGTCACTAAGGAACACCGTTATCAATCCTATGTGGCTTCTGGAGGTCCTTCTTGGTGCAAGCCATGTTGA